Proteins from a single region of Chrysemys picta bellii isolate R12L10 chromosome 9, ASM1138683v2, whole genome shotgun sequence:
- the LOC135973384 gene encoding myb/SANT-like DNA-binding domain-containing protein 1 — protein sequence MQSSPAVMAVQSQNRKRAPAWTDREVLDLIAVWGDESVLSKLRSKRRNAKIYEKISKAMSERGYSRDATQCRVKIKELRQGYQKTKEANGRSGSHPQTSRFYEALHSILGAAATTTPPLTVDSEDGILSTAGSSDMLADGEDEEGDEEDEAVDSAYNADFPDSQDLFITLTEIPYQPSPAVNPDTESGEGSATTSATVSQPSLASHSQRLAQIRRRKKRTREDMFSELMGCSRAQAAQQTQWRENLSQMHQSHMEREERWRQEDQQATQTLLGLMREQTDTLRRLVDVLQERRQEDRAPLQSICNRPPPPPSPIPPSPKVQRRRGGRVRANSHSTPADCSSSRRLSFPKI from the exons atgcagagctctccagcagtgatggccgtgcaatctcagaatagaaagagggccccagcatggactgatcgggaagtcttggatctgatcgctgtgtggggcgatgagtccgtgctttccaagctgcgctccaaaagacggaatgcaaagatctacgagaagatctctaaagccatgtcagagagaggatacagccgggatgcaacgcagtgccgcgtgaaaatcaaggagctgagacaaggctaccagaagaccaaagaggcaaacggacgctccggatcccatccccagacatcccgtttctacgaggcactgcattccatcctaggtgcggccgccaccactaccccaccactgaccgtggactctgaggatgggatattgtccacggccggttcctcggacatgttagcggacggggaagatgaggaaggagatgaggaggacgaggcagtcgacagcgcttacaacgctgatttccccgacagccaggatctcttcatcacccttacagagatcccctaccaaccgtccccagccgttaacccggacacagaatctggggaaggatcagcca ccacatctgcgactgtctcacaacctagcctggcatcacactcccagaggctagcgcagattaggcgtaggaagaagaggacacgggaggacatgttctcggaacttatgggctgctcccgagcccaggcagcacagcagacccagtggcgggagaacttgtcccaaatgcaccaatcacacatggaacgggaggagaggtggcggcaggaagaccagcaggcaactcaaacgctgcttggactaatgagggagcaaacggacacgctccggcgccttgtggatgttctgcaggaacggaggcaggaggacagagccccgctgcagtctatctgtaaccgccctcccccgccaccaagtcccatacccccctcacccaaagtccaaagaaggaggggcggcagagtccgtgcaaactctcactccacccctgcagactgctctagtagtagaaggctctcattccccaaaatttga